The genomic stretch GAGGTCTCCGGTGGCCAGGGCCAACGGGTGGCGGTGGCCCGTGCGCTGATCACCGGCCCTCGGGTGATCTTCGCCGACGAACCCACCGGCGCGCTCGACTCGCTCAACGGCGAGCGCGTGATGCGGCTGTTCGTCGAGGCGGCCCGGCAGACCGGCGCCGCGGTCGTGCTCGTCACGCACGAGGCGCGGGTGGCGGCGTACTCCGACCGGGAGGTCGTGGTGCGGGACGGGAAAATCCGTACCCCGGAGCACGTCCGATGAGCGCCGGGACGCGACGTGGCGCGTCGGCCTGGCTGGACGACCTGGCGCTGGGTGTCCGGCTGAGCGTGGCGGGCGGCCGGTCCGGCTGGGCCCGACTGGCCCTGATCTCGGTCGGCGTGGGCCTCGGGGTGGTGATGCTGCTGACCGCCGCCGCCCTGCCCTCGCTGGCCACCGCGCGCAGCGACCGGGAGGCGGCGCGCCTGCCCGGCCCGGAGGTGTCCGCACCCGGGCCGGACACCCTGCTGACCGTGGAGGTGGAGTCGCGCTACCGGGAGACCGACGTCAACGGTTGGCTGGTGCGGCCGGAGGGCGAGCGGGCCCCGCTGCCGCCCGGCGTCGACCGCCGGCTGGCCCCGGGGGAGATGGTCGCCTCGCCGGCCCTGGCCGAGCTGCTCGACTCGCCCGACGGCGCGTTGCTGCGTGAGCGGTGGGGCGGCCGGGTGGTCGGCACCATCGGCGCCGAAGGGCTCGCCGGCCCGGGTGAACGACTCTTCTACCTGGGCTCCGAGCAGGTGGACGAGGAGACCCTGGGCGCCCGGCGGATCGACTCGTACGGCGGCGACGGCCTGCGGGAGTCCGGGGGAGTGCCTCCGGTGCTGCTGGTGCTGGGCGTGCTGGGCCTGGTGGTCCTGCTGCTGCCGGTGATGATCTTTGTGACCACGGCGGTCCGGTTCGGAAGTGAGGCCCGCGACCGACAACTCGCCGCGATCCGGCTGGTCGGTGCGGACAGCGCGATGACCCGGCGGGTGGCGGCGGGGGAGAGCCTGATCGGCGCGATGCTCGGGCTGGCCCTCGGGGCGCTTGGATTCCTCGCTGCCCGCCGGGTGGCCGACGACCTGTTGCCGCCAGAATTCAGCTTCTTCACCGCCGACATGCGTCCGGTGCCCGGGTTGGCGTTGCTGGTCGTGGTGCTGGTGCCGACCGCCTCGGTCCTGGTCACCCTCTCCGCGCTGCGGCGGGTGGTGATCGAGCCGCTCGGCGTGGTCCGACGCGGTGGCGAGCGACACCGTCGGTTCTGGTGGCGGCCACTGCCGTCGCTGGTCGGACTCGCCCTGCTCGCCCCGCTGCTCGGCGGTCTCTCCGAGCAGACCGGCGGCCTGCTGGTGGAGCTGCAACTCGCCGCCGGAGCGACACTGCTCCTGGTCGGGGTCGCCCTGCTGCTGCCGTGGCTGGTGCAGGCGACAGTACGGCGGCTGGGCGGCGGCGGTGTGGCGTGGCAGCTCGCGGTACGCCGGTTGCAACTGGACAGTGACACCGCCGTCCGGGCCGTCTCCGGCATCGCGGTGTCGGTGGCCGGCGTCATCGCCGTGCAGGGAGTGCTCGGCGCGGCGCAGACGCAGAGTGCGAGCGACCTGAGCCCCGACGACGACTTCCAGGCCGTCGTCTACGTGTACGAACCGGGCACGCCCGACGGTCCGGCGCGGACCTGGGCCGAGGCACTGGCCGCCGCTACCGGAATCCGAGCCACCAGCGGCATGGCGGACCTGGGCACCGCCCCGGACGCGGCGCAGGTTCACCGGGTCTACGTCGCCGACTGCGCGGCCCTGCGCCAGTACGCCGAGCTGCCCTCCTGCGCCGACGGTGACAGCTTCGCCGGCCCGGGGGGCGCGTCGACGGCGGCGGGCACCACGCTCACCTTCGACGACGACGGCACGCCGATCCGCTGGACGGTGCCGGCCGAGGTCCCCACGGTGCGGCAGTACTCCACGCTGGTCGTGGCGGACTTCCTGCTCACCCCCGGAGCGTTGCAGGTGCCACCGGTCAATCCGGGCACCGTGCTCGTCGCGTACGACCCGGCCGACCGGAACGCGGTGGAGCACCTGCGCAACGCCGTCGCGCGGGTGGACCCGACGGCGGTCGTGCAGACGTTCGAGGAACGGCGCACCTCCTCAGTGCTGGCCGGTTACCAACAGGCGCTCCAGATCGGCGCGGCCGTCCTGCTGCTGGTCATCGGCGCGAGCATGTTGGTCAACATCCTCGAACAGTTGCGCGAGCGGCGGCGGCCGTTGGCGGTGCTCAGCGCGTTCGGCGCCCGCCGCCGCAGCCTCTCCGGATCCGTGCTCCTGCAGGTGGCGATCCCGGTGACGCTGGGCATGCTGCTGGCGGTGGTGAGCGGTAGTGCGGTGGCGGCCCTGCTCCAGTCGGCCGCCGGGATCGACGTCGGCGTCAACTGGGCGGCGATCGCCGGGGTGTCCGGCACCGCCGCGGTGCTGGTGCTCGCGGTCACCGCCGCCAGCCTGCCGCTGCTGTGGCGGTTGACCCGGGCCGAGGGGCTGCGTAGCGAGTAGCGCACCCGACCCGCGGATTCGCGGCGCGGCCCCGCCACGCCGCGAATCCGCTTGACCTGAACCGAGGTTGAGGTTGGACGCTCTGCACCATGACGACCTCGACGGGCGCGGCACCCCCGCGCCGGGCGCTCGCCACCGACATGGTCGTCCGGGCGGCCCCGCCGGAGCGGGCCGGTGCGGCGGCGGCGATCTCCTCGACGGCGCCGCAACTGGGCGGCGCCTTCGGCATCGCGCTCCTGGGAAGTCTGATCACGGCGGTCTACCGGCACGACATGGCCACGGCTTCCCGGTGGCGGCTGTGGCGAGCGCCGTGCTGATGGCGGGTACGGCCCTGCTGGTCGTCACCACGCTGCGGCGGCGCGCCGAGCGCCGTCAGCCGGCTTCCGTGTCCGCGGAGGGCACTGGCGGCTGACGGGCTGTGCGTCCACCAGCGGTACGACTACCGTTGCGGTCGGCGACGGGTCGCAGACCGGAGGTGGACGAGGACATGGGTGCCGGCACGCTTCTCGCGGTCAGCGACCTGCACGTGGGCTACGCCGAGAACCGGCAGATCGCGGCGGGACTGCGACCGCGGTCCGACGAGGACTGGCTCCTCGTCGCCGGAGACATCGGCGACGCGTACGCCGACGTGGAGTGGACACTGCGGACGCTCGTCGAGCGGTTCCACACCGTGGTCTGGGCACCGGGCAACCACGAACTGTGGACCCCACGCCACGACCCGGTGCAGCTCCGCGGCGAGCAGCGGTACCAGCACATCGTCGAGCTGTGCCGCACGCTCGGCGTGTACACACCGGAGGACGAGTACCCGATCTGGCGGGGCCCTGGCGGGCCGGTGCTCGTCGCCCCGCTGTTCGTGCTCTACGACTACTCCTTCCGGGCACCCGGCACCGCCACCAGGGAGGAGTCGCTGGCGCGGGCGTACGCCACCGGGATCGTCTGCACCGACGAGTTCATGCTGCACCCGGACCCGCACCCGACCCGGGAGGCGTGGTGCTGG from Micromonospora craniellae encodes the following:
- a CDS encoding ABC transporter permease gives rise to the protein MSAGTRRGASAWLDDLALGVRLSVAGGRSGWARLALISVGVGLGVVMLLTAAALPSLATARSDREAARLPGPEVSAPGPDTLLTVEVESRYRETDVNGWLVRPEGERAPLPPGVDRRLAPGEMVASPALAELLDSPDGALLRERWGGRVVGTIGAEGLAGPGERLFYLGSEQVDEETLGARRIDSYGGDGLRESGGVPPVLLVLGVLGLVVLLLPVMIFVTTAVRFGSEARDRQLAAIRLVGADSAMTRRVAAGESLIGAMLGLALGALGFLAARRVADDLLPPEFSFFTADMRPVPGLALLVVVLVPTASVLVTLSALRRVVIEPLGVVRRGGERHRRFWWRPLPSLVGLALLAPLLGGLSEQTGGLLVELQLAAGATLLLVGVALLLPWLVQATVRRLGGGGVAWQLAVRRLQLDSDTAVRAVSGIAVSVAGVIAVQGVLGAAQTQSASDLSPDDDFQAVVYVYEPGTPDGPARTWAEALAAATGIRATSGMADLGTAPDAAQVHRVYVADCAALRQYAELPSCADGDSFAGPGGASTAAGTTLTFDDDGTPIRWTVPAEVPTVRQYSTLVVADFLLTPGALQVPPVNPGTVLVAYDPADRNAVEHLRNAVARVDPTAVVQTFEERRTSSVLAGYQQALQIGAAVLLLVIGASMLVNILEQLRERRRPLAVLSAFGARRRSLSGSVLLQVAIPVTLGMLLAVVSGSAVAALLQSAAGIDVGVNWAAIAGVSGTAAVLVLAVTAASLPLLWRLTRAEGLRSE
- a CDS encoding metallophosphoesterase family protein — its product is MGAGTLLAVSDLHVGYAENRQIAAGLRPRSDEDWLLVAGDIGDAYADVEWTLRTLVERFHTVVWAPGNHELWTPRHDPVQLRGEQRYQHIVELCRTLGVYTPEDEYPIWRGPGGPVLVAPLFVLYDYSFRAPGTATREESLARAYATGIVCTDEFMLHPDPHPTREAWCWARVAYTRQRLDACDPSLPTVLVNHYPLVREPTDILRYPEFAQWCGTEHTADWHVRYRAAAVVYGHLHIPRTTWHDEVPFQEVSLGYPREWRPRGGRPEVPRPVVFGGVPATRTPDPGSGRTG